In the genome of Globicephala melas chromosome 3, mGloMel1.2, whole genome shotgun sequence, one region contains:
- the LOC115865338 gene encoding BLOC-1-related complex subunit 8 isoform X2 produces the protein MEEPEMQLKGKKVTDKFTESVYVLANEPSVALYRLQEHVRRSLPELAQHKADMQRWEEQSQGAIYTVEYACSAVKNLVDSSVYFRSVEGLLKQAISIRDHMNATAQGHSPEEPPPPSSA, from the exons ATGGAGGAACCGGAGATGCAGCTCAAGGGAAAGAAAG TAACAGACAAGTTCACTGAGAGTGTCTACGTCCTGGCCAACGAGCCATCCGTGGCCCTGTACCGGCTGCAGGAGCACGTGCGCCGCTCTCTGCCTGAGCTGGCCCAGCATAAG gctgaCATGCAGCGGTGGGAGGAGCAAAGCCAGGGAGCCATCTACACGGTGGAGTACGCCTGCAG CGCCGTGAAGAACCTTGTCGACAGCAGCGTCTACTTCCGCAGCGTGGAGGGCCTCCTCAAACAGGCCATCAGCATCCGAGACCACATGAACGCCACAGCCCAGGGCCACAG CCCCGAGGAACCGCCCCCGCCCTCTTCAGCCTGA
- the LOC115865338 gene encoding BLOC-1-related complex subunit 8 isoform X3 → MEEPEMQLKGKKVTDKFTESVYVLANEPSVALYRLQEHVRRSLPELAQHKADMQRWEEQSQGAIYTVEYACSAVKNLVDSSVYFRSVEGLLKQAISIRDHMNATAQGHR, encoded by the exons ATGGAGGAACCGGAGATGCAGCTCAAGGGAAAGAAAG TAACAGACAAGTTCACTGAGAGTGTCTACGTCCTGGCCAACGAGCCATCCGTGGCCCTGTACCGGCTGCAGGAGCACGTGCGCCGCTCTCTGCCTGAGCTGGCCCAGCATAAG gctgaCATGCAGCGGTGGGAGGAGCAAAGCCAGGGAGCCATCTACACGGTGGAGTACGCCTGCAG CGCCGTGAAGAACCTTGTCGACAGCAGCGTCTACTTCCGCAGCGTGGAGGGCCTCCTCAAACAGGCCATCAGCATCCGAGACCACATGAACGCCACAGCCCAGGGCCACAGGTAG
- the RFXANK gene encoding DNA-binding protein RFXANK isoform X3: MEPTQPAEDLSLIQQPSTPEFGDPEDPRGEAPDGSDTVVLSLFPCTPEPGNPEPDSGTSSPQAGSSLKHSTTLTNRQRGNEVSALPATLDSLSIHQLAAQGELSQLKEHLRKGDNLINKPDERGFTPLIWASAFGEIETVRFLLEWGADPHILAKERESALSLASTGGYTDIVGLLLERDVDINIYDWNGGTPLLYAVRGNHVKCVEALLVQQVIENHILKLFQSNLVPATPE, encoded by the exons ATGGAGCCCACCCAGCCTGCAGAGGATCTCAGCCTGATCCAGCAGCCTTCTACCCCAGAATTTGGGGACCCCGAAGACCCCAGGGGTGAGGCCCCTGACGGCTCAGACACTGTGGTCCTCAGTCTCTTCCCCTGCACCCCGGAGCCTGGGAATCCTGAACCAGATTCTGGTACCTCCTCACCTCAAG cagGCAGCTCCCTAAAGCACTCCACGACCCTCACCAACCGGCAGCGGGGGAATGAGGTATCAGCCCTGCCGGCCACCTTGGACT CCCTGTCCATCCACCAGCTCGCAGCCCAGGGGGAGCTGAGCCAACTGAAGGAGCATCTGAGGAAAG GAGACAACCTCATCAACAAGCCGGACGAGCGAGGCTTCACCCCCCTCATCTGGGCCTCCGCCTTTGGAGAGATCGAGACCGTCCGCTTCTTGCTTGAATGG GGTGCCGACCCCCACATCCTGGCCAAAGAGCGGGAGAGCGCCCTGTCACTGGCCAGCACAGGTGGCTACACAGACATTGTAGGGCTGCTGCTGGAGCGCGACGTGGACATCAACATCTATGACTGG AATGGAGGGACACCACTTCTGTATGCCGTGCGTGGGAACCATGTGAAGTGCGTGGAGGCCTTGCTGG TGCAACAGGTGATCGAGAACCACATCCTTAAACTCTTCCAGAGCAACCTGGTGCCCGCCACCCCTGAGTGA
- the RFXANK gene encoding DNA-binding protein RFXANK isoform X1, which translates to MEPTQPAEDLSLIQQPSTPEFGDPEDPRGEAPDGSDTVVLSLFPCTPEPGNPEPDSGTSSPQAGSSLKHSTTLTNRQRGNEVSALPATLDSLSIHQLAAQGELSQLKEHLRKGDNLINKPDERGFTPLIWASAFGEIETVRFLLEWGADPHILAKERESALSLASTGGYTDIVGLLLERDVDINIYDWNGGTPLLYAVRGNHVKCVEALLARGADLTTEADSGYTPMDLAVALGYRKVQQVIENHILKLFQSNLVPATPE; encoded by the exons ATGGAGCCCACCCAGCCTGCAGAGGATCTCAGCCTGATCCAGCAGCCTTCTACCCCAGAATTTGGGGACCCCGAAGACCCCAGGGGTGAGGCCCCTGACGGCTCAGACACTGTGGTCCTCAGTCTCTTCCCCTGCACCCCGGAGCCTGGGAATCCTGAACCAGATTCTGGTACCTCCTCACCTCAAG cagGCAGCTCCCTAAAGCACTCCACGACCCTCACCAACCGGCAGCGGGGGAATGAGGTATCAGCCCTGCCGGCCACCTTGGACT CCCTGTCCATCCACCAGCTCGCAGCCCAGGGGGAGCTGAGCCAACTGAAGGAGCATCTGAGGAAAG GAGACAACCTCATCAACAAGCCGGACGAGCGAGGCTTCACCCCCCTCATCTGGGCCTCCGCCTTTGGAGAGATCGAGACCGTCCGCTTCTTGCTTGAATGG GGTGCCGACCCCCACATCCTGGCCAAAGAGCGGGAGAGCGCCCTGTCACTGGCCAGCACAGGTGGCTACACAGACATTGTAGGGCTGCTGCTGGAGCGCGACGTGGACATCAACATCTATGACTGG AATGGAGGGACACCACTTCTGTATGCCGTGCGTGGGAACCATGTGAAGTGCGTGGAGGCCTTGCTGG CCCGAGGAGCTGATCTCACCACTGAGGCAGACTCTGGCTACACCCCAATGGACCTCGCCGTGGCCCTGGGATATAGGAAAG TGCAACAGGTGATCGAGAACCACATCCTTAAACTCTTCCAGAGCAACCTGGTGCCCGCCACCCCTGAGTGA
- the RFXANK gene encoding DNA-binding protein RFXANK isoform X2: protein MEPTQPAEDLSLIQQPSTPEFGDPEDPRGEAPDGSDTVVLSLFPCTPEPGNPEPDSGTSSPQGSSLKHSTTLTNRQRGNEVSALPATLDSLSIHQLAAQGELSQLKEHLRKGDNLINKPDERGFTPLIWASAFGEIETVRFLLEWGADPHILAKERESALSLASTGGYTDIVGLLLERDVDINIYDWNGGTPLLYAVRGNHVKCVEALLARGADLTTEADSGYTPMDLAVALGYRKVQQVIENHILKLFQSNLVPATPE from the exons ATGGAGCCCACCCAGCCTGCAGAGGATCTCAGCCTGATCCAGCAGCCTTCTACCCCAGAATTTGGGGACCCCGAAGACCCCAGGGGTGAGGCCCCTGACGGCTCAGACACTGTGGTCCTCAGTCTCTTCCCCTGCACCCCGGAGCCTGGGAATCCTGAACCAGATTCTGGTACCTCCTCACCTCAAG GCAGCTCCCTAAAGCACTCCACGACCCTCACCAACCGGCAGCGGGGGAATGAGGTATCAGCCCTGCCGGCCACCTTGGACT CCCTGTCCATCCACCAGCTCGCAGCCCAGGGGGAGCTGAGCCAACTGAAGGAGCATCTGAGGAAAG GAGACAACCTCATCAACAAGCCGGACGAGCGAGGCTTCACCCCCCTCATCTGGGCCTCCGCCTTTGGAGAGATCGAGACCGTCCGCTTCTTGCTTGAATGG GGTGCCGACCCCCACATCCTGGCCAAAGAGCGGGAGAGCGCCCTGTCACTGGCCAGCACAGGTGGCTACACAGACATTGTAGGGCTGCTGCTGGAGCGCGACGTGGACATCAACATCTATGACTGG AATGGAGGGACACCACTTCTGTATGCCGTGCGTGGGAACCATGTGAAGTGCGTGGAGGCCTTGCTGG CCCGAGGAGCTGATCTCACCACTGAGGCAGACTCTGGCTACACCCCAATGGACCTCGCCGTGGCCCTGGGATATAGGAAAG TGCAACAGGTGATCGAGAACCACATCCTTAAACTCTTCCAGAGCAACCTGGTGCCCGCCACCCCTGAGTGA
- the NR2C2AP gene encoding nuclear receptor 2C2-associated protein, translating to MTHSLVCPETVSRVSSVLNRNTRQFGKKHLFDQDEETCWNSDQGPSQWVILEFPQRICVSQLQIQFQGGFSSRQGRLEGSQGSEALSKIVDFYPEDNNSLQTFPVPSAEVDRLKVTFEDTTDFFGRVVIYHLRVLGEKKV from the exons ATGACCCACTCTTTGGTTTGTCCAGAGACAGTGAGCAG GGTGAGTTCGGTGCTGAATCGTAACACTCGGCAGTTTGGAAAGAAGCACCTGTTCGACCAGGACGAGGAGACCTGCTGGAACTCGGACCAG GGCCCCTCCCAGTGGGTAATACTGGAGTTTCCCCAGCGCATCTGTGTCTCCCAGCTGCAGATCCAGTTCCAGGGGGGCTTTTCCAGTCGCCAGGGCCGCCTCGAAG GTTCTCAGGGGAGTGAGGCTCTTAGCAAGATTGTGGACTTTTATCCTGAGGACAACAACTCGCTTCAGA CTTTCCCTGTGCCATCTGCTGAGGTGGACCGGctgaaagtgacatttgaggaCACCACTGATTTCTTTGGCCGAGTGGTCATCTACCACCTGCGGGTGCTAGGGGAGAAGAAGGTGTGA